The following DNA comes from Chitinophaga nivalis.
GGTGTGTCTGACGTCCGGCAGGCTGTAACCAGATAATTAATCCGGCTATAATAGCCGCCGCTGTGGCGCCCCATCCGATTAACCGGTATACAGCAGCCGGTTTACGCTGCTCATGCCGGTACAAGCCGGCTTTATGTTCAAATACCACACTGGTATCTGGTTGTAATTTTGCGGCCTGAAACAGGGCCAGTTCTTTCTGTGCAGCCGGATGTTGCCGCAGGTATTCCTGTAGCTCCAGTTCGGCAGCGGTGTGCAGCTCTCCATCTATATAGTCCAGCAAGCGGGTTTCATCCGCTGCTGATAACCGGAAAGCCGTTGATTTATACAAGGCAGCTTTGTTATCAAACACGATCTGTTCATCGGGCATCAGACACGTACTCTCCAACAGCTCCAGCTCCTGCCGGATCTGGGGATGCTTTTGCAGGAAAAGCTCCAGTGCTGCCAGCTCTTCCCCGTTCAACTCTTTATCAATAAAGGAGAGCAGGTAAGATTCGTAATTGGATATGTTGATATCTACCGACAAAAGTCTTATTTAAATATTATTCTAATTAACAATTATAAAAATATCATATTACATTTTCCATTTTCACCAGATAATTTTTGAGATGTATTCTGGCGCGGTGCAGGTAAACCTTTACCTGGGACGGATTCAGCTCCATCATTTCACCGATTTCATCATAGCTATACCCTTCATAGTCTTTGAGCAGAATGAGTGACCGTTGTACCTCACTCAACTTGGATAATGCCTTTTCGAGTACTTCCTTTGCGTTATGCACCCTGTTTTCCGATATTTTCTCTTCATCCTTAAACTGATCCACCAGTGTAATCCGCTTTACCTTACGTACATGATCAATCATATTGTGGTAGCCAACTGTAAATAAGTAGGACTTTGCCTTTTCAAAAGGCACGTCCTTACAGTGCTTCCACAATATCTCGAATGAATTCTGTACTACATCCCTGGCATCTTCCGCATGTTCCAAATTTTTAACAATAAAGCGAAACAGGTTGTCCGAATACAGATCCACACATTTATTGTACTCCTTTTCCGTCATTCCGGTGGTGTGGGATTTTAGTGCTAAGATCCGACAAATAGTTCAATACCTATCATTGACAAAATCCAATCTTGTTACCCACATCCATCAGATGTCATCTATTGTTCAAAATCAGTTGCAGGAACATTTTTCTACAAACCTGATCATCAACCTCTTACCCCACACACCATCTTTCTTTATACTGCAGTAAAGGTTAATGCTTCAGTTTATCACTTCATGGCATTTACAATCATGATAGTACTATGACGGAGCATTACTCCTAAATGTTACACCTCCGTCAAACTTTTTACTTATCCCGGCTATATCGCTGTACAGGATATATAATCGTAATACATTTATTGACCATAACTTTGACAAATAGTTTTAAAACATTGCAATTTATATGAATGAGAGGTTTATAACCCGCCTGCGGGAAGAGCTGGGCGACATCGACAAAGCTGGCCTGTACAAGAGAGAACGTATTATCACGTCTGAACAGGGAGCCGAAATACAGGTAGGTGGTAAAACAGTGCTTAACTTCTGTGCCAACAACTACCTTGGCTTATCTTCCCACCCGGCTGTGGTAAAGGCTGCCAAAGAAGCTATTGACACCCATGGTTACGGTATGAGCAGTGTTCGTTTCATCTGCGGTACCCAGGATCTGCACAAAGAACTGGAAGATAAGATCTCCAAATTTCTGGGCACCGAAGACACCATTCTCTATGTAGCCGCATTTGATGCCAATGGTGGCGTATTTGAGCCACTCTTCGGCGAGCAGGATGCCATCATTTCCGATGCCCTCAACCATGCCTCCATCATTGACGGTGTACGCCTGTGTAAAGCACAGCGCTTCCGTTACGAACACAATAACATGGCCGATCTGGAAGTTAAACTCCAGGAAGCGAAAGACTGCCGGAGCCGTATCATCGTTACAGATGGCTCTTTCAGCATGGACGGTACTATTGCCCAGCTGGATAAGATCTGTGAACTGGCAGATAAATATGACGCCATTGTCATGACGGATGAAAGCCATTCTTCCGGATTCCTCGGCAAAACGGGTCGTGGTACCCACGAATACTGTGGCGTAATGGGTCGGGTAGATATCATCACCGGTACCCTGGGTAAAGCCCTGGGTGGTGCTTCCGGCGGTTTCACCAGCGGACGCAAAGAAGTGATCGACATCCTGCGTCAGCGCAGCCGTCCTTACCTGTTCTCCAACTCCGTAGCTCCCAGCATCGTAGGCGCTTCCATCGCCGTACTGGATATGCTGAGTGAAACCACAGCCCTGCGCGATAAACTGGAATACAATACCCAATACTTCCGGACCAAAATGACCGAAGCCGGTTTTGATATTAAACCCGGTGATCACCCGATTGTGCCCGTAATGCTGTATGATGCGGTATTGAGCCAGCAATTTGCAGACAAACTGCTGCAGGAAGGGATCTATGTTATCGGGTTCTTCTTCCCGGTAGTAGCCAAAGGTCAGGCACGTATCCGCGTACAGCTGAGTGCCGCCCACGAACAGGCCCACCTGGACAAGGCGATTGCAGCTTTCACTAAAATAGGCAAGGAATTAGGCGTTATCAAGTAATTCCATTCCTCATATATAAAAGCTATTACAGGAGAACCCTCTCTTGTAATAGCTTTTTGCTTTTCACTTTATCCTTACTTTTGCAGCTCATAATCATCAATCATTATGCTGATAAAACGACTTGGCTGGATGCTTGCTGCGATAGGTTTATCTCTGGCAGCCTGTGCACCGAATAATGTTAAAGAGGAAAAAAACTGGGAACAGTATTTTGCCAAACACAAAGTAGAAGGCACTTTTATGCTGTTCAACAACAGCCAGGGTACGTTCAGGGTATACAATCTGGAGCGAGCTAAAAAACGCTTCCTGCCAGCATCTACCTTCAAAATTTTAAATTCCCTGGTAGGCCTGCACACCGGCGCTATCCGCGACACTGCCATGGTGATTCCCTGGGATGGCGTAACCCGCCCCATTGAAGCATGGAATCATGACCTGAGCATGCAGGCAGCGTTCAAAGCATCCGCAGTTCCTTATTTCCAGGAAGTAGCCCGTCGTATCGGTAAACCTACCATGCAGATGTGGCTGGACTCCATTAAATACGGTAACATGAAAATCAGCCGGATAGATACCTTCTGGCTGGACAACTCCCTGCAGATATCCCCTGACGAAGAACTGGGTTTTGTAAAGAAACTGTACTTCGATCAGCTTCCTTTTGCCAAAACCACCATGAAAACGGTGAGAGAAGTGATGCTCATGGAAAAAACGCCTAAATATGAGCTGTCTTACAAAACAGGATTAGGCACCACCAATGATGTAAAAAGAATTGGCTGGATCGTAGGCTGGATCGAAGAAAACCGCCACCCCAGCTTCTTTGTACTCAATATAGAAACAGAAAATGCCCAGCTCAATATGCCGGAAGTACGCATGGAGATTCTCCGGAATATCCTGACAGATGCCGGTTATTTTAAAGGCGAAATGTAAGCTATCAGCGCTGCTGCAGCCATTTAGCCGCTTTCTCATGCGTTTAAATGGCTGCAGGCCGCTGTCTCCGGCCCCACCCCCTTCCCCGATCGTTAAAAAAACGATAAACCCCTGTTCCCCCTCTTGCAATACGTGACAAAAAAATTATTTTTGATCTCCTGGCCGGCCATTACCGGCATCGGATATCTTAAAAACGAGTATGTTACGATTTCAACATAGTGAATACTTATGGGCGCTGATTTTCCTGTTGTTTTTACAGGTAGCCTTCCTGGGCGTATCCTGGTGGAAACGCCGTTCGATACGGCAGATGGGAGATCCGGCACTGGTAGAAAAATTATTCACCGGTTATTCCCGCAAACTGTTTGTACTGAAGTTTCTCCTGATCTTCCTGGCATTTTTCTTCGGAGTACTGGGATTGGCTAATCTCCAGAAAGGTAGCCGTATGGAAAAGATCACCCGGAAAGGGGTAGACGTAATGATTGCGCTGGACGTGAGCAAAAGTATGATGGCTACCGATATTCAACCGGACCGGCTGACCCGCGCCAAGCAACTCATCAGCAAACTGATGGACAAACTGGATAACGATCGCGTAGGTCTGGTGGTTTTTGCCGGCAATGCCTATCTCCAGATGCCCCTCACCGTAGATTATTCTGCTGCCAAAATGTATCTCAGCACCGTATCGCCCGATATGATTCCTACACAGGGTACCGCCATCGGGCAAGCAATACAGGTATCTGACGATGCTTTCAATAAAAAAGAACGCAAACACAAAGCCCTCGTACTCATTTCAGATGGGGAAGATCATGACGAAACCGCCATACAGAAAACCAAAGCGGCTTTTGAAAACGGGGTAGTCACCAATACCATCGGGATCGGCTCTGTCAGCGGTTCTCCCCTGCCCGATCCGGAAACCGGCGGCTATAAAAAAGACCGTCAGGGTAATACCGTTATCTCCAAACTGAATGAAGAAGAGCTGAAAACCATTGCCGCTGCAGGTAAAGGGATGTATCAACACCTGGATAACAATACAGATGATGTAGTCAACACCCTGGTTGCCAAGATAGACAGCATGGAACAAAAAGAATTCGGGGAAAACGTGTTTACAGATTACAATAGTTATTTTCAATATTTCCTGGGCCTGAGCCTGGCACTGCTGCTGATTGAGTTTTTTATTCCGGAAATACGCCACAAACGCGTTTCCACTGATTCGCAGCCAGCTTAATCTAAAAAAGGATCATGAAAATTACATTTATCAGATATTCTATTATCACTACGGTAGCACTGTTCGCAGGTTTACACACCTTTGCACAGAATGGCACCAACAAATATATCCGCAAAGGGAATGAGCTGTATCAGAAGCAGCAGTTTACAGATGCGGAGGCCAACTACAAAAAAGCACTGGAACAAAATGCCAGATCTCCCATCGGCAACTATAACCTGGGCAATAGTCTTTACCAGCAAAAACGCTATGAAGATGCCCGTAAACAATATGCCAACAGCGCGAAACTGGGAGAAAAAAACGACCTGAAATCCAGTGCAGATTATAACATCGGCAACACCTTCATGGAAGATAAAAAGTGGGAAGAAAGTATTAAGTCCTATAAACAGGCACTGAAACTGAATCCTGCAGATGAAGATGCCCGCTATAACCTGGCTTATGCGCAAACCATGCTGAAAAAACAACAGCAAGGCGGTGGCGGCGACAAGAACAAAGACGATAAGAATAAAGATAAAAACAAGGACAAGAACAAAGACGACAAAAACAAGGATCAGAATAAAGACAAGGATAAAGACCAGCAGGACAAGGATAAAAACAAAGATCAGAACAAAGACCAGCAGGATAAAAATAAGGATAAGGACAAAGACAAGGAAGAGCAGCAAAAGCCCGAACCACAGCCCAGCAAACTGAATAAACAAGAAGCAGAACGTTTGCTGCAGGCACTAGCACAGGAAGAAAAGAAATTACAGGATAAAGCCAAAAAAGTAAAAGGCCAGCCAAGTCAGGTAGAGAAAGATTGGTAAGGTATTTTACAGGCAGTCATGCATTACGCATTTTCAGGTAGCTCACATCGGATATTTCCGCTTCAACTTCCGGGAGATGCGTAATTTTTTTTTGCCCATAAAAAAACCGGGATAAGACTACCCCGGTTGTTTTACCTAAACCTACAACTGTTACGCGCACGTAACAATTATCTTTAATGATGTAAAGCAGCAACGCCTCCTTTGTCAGGAAGCGCCGCGATGCCAATTACTTTGAGGAGGAAGTCCCATTACTGAATGCCTTATTGATGAAACCCTGGCTGATCCATGGTACTATCCATACTGCTGCTGTTCCTATACCAGAGACTCCACTCCTCTATCTTAAACACACAAATTATTTCGCGGCAGCTTGCAATGAGGTGCCTTCTTTAATTTCATCGCTGGCATTCTGCACCAGTATATCCTGGTCGGACAGGTTACCGAAAATCTCTACCTGGCCGTTGGCTTCATTGCCTCTTTGCACCGGCACCCATACTGCTTTTCCGTTCACGGATTTAATAACGAATACTTTTTCTGAATTACTCACAATCGCCCCTTTCGGCACAACGTATACATCTTTTTTTCCGGGCAGCGGTACCTGTACTTCTGCATACATACCTGGTAATAATTTCCGGTTGATGTTAGCAATATCCATTTCCAGCAACTCGGAACGCAGTTTGGTATCCAGACTACCTGCGATACGGGATACATGCGCGGTAAAAGTATCTCCCGGCAACGACTTCACTGTGAAATGTACATCTCCGGCATGATGTGCATCATCGGTATAGATTTCCGGCACCGCCACTGCCAGACGCAGTTTTTGTTGTTCTTCCAGCCGGAACAGCGGTTTATCAGAACCTTTGCCGGCGGGGCCTACATAGGTACCCGGGTGCACATTACGCTGACTGATTACCCCGCTGAATGGTGCACGGATGGTGAGATAGCCCAGCATCTGCTGTACTTCGTGATAGGATGACCGGGAAGACAACAACTCTGCACTATCGGCGCTCATTTTTTCAAAGGCCATATCCAGGTCATTGGGAGAAATGGTTCCGGGTACTTTACTGGTTTTCAGTAAACGTTCGTAGGTAGCGCGGCTGGCCCTGAACATCGCTTCTTTGGTATGGAGGCGGCTCTGCGCTTCCAGCAGCTGGGTATTCATTTCCGGTGCATCCAGCGTAGCCAGTACCTGACCGGCACTCACCTGGCTACCTAAATCTACCTGTACACTTTTCACATAACTATTCACTTTCGCATACAGATCTACAAACTGAAACGGTTTTATTTCACCCGGTAATTTCAGGCTGGCTTCCAATTGACTTTTCTGCAGGTGAATCATTTTCACCTGTACACCTTCACTCTCTTTACCTGATTCATCTTCTGCCTGGGTATTATGGCAGCCGGCGAAAAACAAACCTAATGGCAGTAATGCAGCAGCCGTCATGCTACGATACAACAGGCTGTAATTTTTTATGTTCATGATATTAATATGTCGTATAGTCATTGTAGTTAGTATTATGCGTGTGTGGCGTCCGGGATATAAAATTCGCTGTTTTTATCTTCGGGATCCAGTGAGGCCGATTTAACAGTAGCCTTACGTTGTACCCAGGAGAAGATGAGCGGTAATATCAGCAGGGACGCGAAAGTAGAGGCAATCAATCCGCCTATTACTGCGCGGCCCAGTGGCGCCGTCTGATCACCGGCTTCACCCAAACCGGAAGCCATCGGTATCATACCTACGACCATCGCGATGCTGGTCATCAGAATAGGCCGTAACCTTACCGCGGCACTTTCCAGGGCCGATTTGCGGGCATCGCTGTTTTCCAGTCTCAGCTTCTCTGCATTGGTCACCAGCAGGATCGCATTGGCCACCGATACGCCCACCGACATGATGATACCCATATAGGATTGCAGGTTCAACGTAGAACCGGTGAGCAGCAACATGATCAGGGAGCCAGCCAGTACTGCGGGGATGGTAGATACAATCACCAGCGCTACTTTAAACGACTGGAAGTTGGCCGCCAGCAATAACAGGATCACGATAATGGCTACCAGCAAACCGGATTGCAGGCTGTCCAGTGTTTCTGTCAACAGATTCATCAAACCGCGTTTTTCCACACTCATACCACGCGGTGGTTCACCGGCGCGTTTGATGGCTTTATCCACAGCATCTGCCGCGCGGCCCAGGTCTTTCTTATGCACATTGGCGCCGATAGAAATAATACGCACAGCGCCTACCCGGTCATATTCTCCGATAACGGTATCCGGCTGCAACGTAGCCACATCGCCCAGAAAAGGCCTGGTCTGGTTCTTTGAAACCGGGATGGCCGCCATATCATTCATGCTGCTCATCTGGTTTTCCGGTACGGATATCTGTACAAAATAAGAGGTCGCATTTTTCTCATCCAGCCACACGTTCTTTTCTGTGAAGCGGCTGGAAGAAGTAGCGGCGGTCAGTGATTTGGCAATATCCGTTACACTCACGCCCAGCTGTCCGGCACGTTCCCGGTCAATATTTACCCGGATAGCCGGATAGTTCAGCGGCTGATTAATCTGTACATCCCGCAGGTAGGGAATCTTTTTCATCTCTGCCAGTACCTTCTCTGCAAAAGGCTTGCTCTCTGCCAGGTTTTTCCCCATGATGGCTACTTCCACGGGGGTAGCAGCACCCTGGCTCATTACCTTATCGGTCAGGTCAATCGGTTCAAAACTCAATTTCACTTCCGGCATCTGCTGGTGTAATTTTTTCCGGTACTTCTCCTTGAAGTCATCCATATTCACCTTGTAATCCTCTTTCAGATTTACCTGCATCACCGCTTCGTTGGGACCAGCCATAAAGAGATAGATCGGGTTGGTGGAATAAGAGGATGGATGGGTACCAATGAAAGAAGAAGTGATTTCTATGTTCTTTTCTCCTACCATTTCTTTCAGGATGCTCACACCTTTCAGCAACATGGCTTCGGAGCGCTCTATGCGCGTGCCTTCGGGCGCTTTCAGGCGCAGCTGGAATTGTCCGTTGTTGAGCTTCGGCAGAATATCCCGGCCGATGGTGCTCATACATAATACAATCACCACCACAATACCTCCGAGGTAACCAATCACAACGCCTTTACGTACGCGCATCAGGCTTTCCAATAGACCCAGGAAGCGCATTTTGAATTTCTCAAAACCCTTCAGCTTCGCCGGATGCTTACGCTCGTGCATTAAGTCTTTTTCCAGGTCCGTTGCTTCTTCGTGCGTAAGCGCCAGCGTAGCATGATGGGTGGTATGTCCTTTAAAATGATCTGCTTTCAGTATCCAGTTTGCCAGAATAGGTACCAATGTCTGGGCCAGCAGGTAAGCGGCAATCATAGAAAATCCGATGGCCAGCGACAGCGGCAGGAACATGGCACGGGGCACGCCTCTCATGGTAAAGGAAGGGGCGAATACCGCGAGGATACAAAACAGTATCAGCAATTCCGGGAAGGCTATTTCACGGCAGGCATCCAAAATTGCCTTGGCTTTGGGCTTGCCCATTTCCAGGTGCTGGTGAATATTTTCAATGGTCACCGTAGCCATATCCACCAGGATGCCAATGGCCAGTGCCAGGCCGCTCAGGGTCATAATGTTGATGGTTTGTCCGGCCAGTTTCAGGCACATGACACCAATCAGAATAGAGACAGGAATAGTCAGGATAACAATAAAGGCACTACGTTTATCTCCCAGAAACAGCAATACCATCAAACCGGTGAGTACAGCCCCAATAGCACCTTCACTCACCAGGCTTTTCACCGCGTTGATCACATAGGTACTCTGGTCAAATTCAAAAGATACTTTTACATCTTCCGGTAATAATTTCTGGATATTGGGCAGGGCTGCTTTCAGGTCTTTTACAACTGTCCAGGTGGAAGCATCCGCTGTTTTAATAGCCGGCAGGTATACAGATCGTTTGCCATTGATAACGGCATAGCTGGTGGTCACATCAGCGCCATCTTCTACGCGGGCCACATCTTTCAGGTATACGGTAGGGCCATCTCCCATCACCAGGGGAATGGTTTCAAAATCCTTCACCTTACGCATCACGGTATTATTGGGCGTGAGGTAAGTAATATCGCCGATACGTACGTTTCCGGCGGGGGATATCTGGTTGTTGTCTTTTACGGCCGCTACTATCTGATCCGGGGTAAGGTGATGGCTGCGCATCAGGGCCGGGTCTACATTAATCAGTACAGTACGGGAGTTACCACCAAAAGGTGCCGGGGAGCTGAGCCCCGCAATACGGGAGAAGGATGGCCTGACGATAGTCATGGCCAGATCCTGCAGCTCATTATTGCTGCGGGTAGCGCTGCTCAGTGCCAACTGGCCGATAGGCAGCGTAGAGGCATCGAACCGTATAATAAACGGTGGCTGTGTACCGGCAGGCATCGATGCAAATGCACGATTGGCCATGGCGGTTACCTCTGCTGCTGCCTGTGCCATATTGGTGCCTTCATAGAAGGACAACTTAAGCATGGTTAACCCTTGTATATTCTTTGTTTCAATGTCTTTGATACCACTAACATACAGGAACAGGTTCTGGTAGTTGGTAGCAATAAATCCTTCCATCTGTTGCGGCGACATCCCGCCATAGGGCTGCGATACGTAGATAGAAGGCAGGTTCAGATCCGGGAAGATGTCTATTTTTATATCTCTCAGGGAAGAAACGCCAAAGAACAACAGTCCTACTACCATCACAACGATGGCAACTGGTTTTTGTAAGGCGGTTTTAATCAGATTCATACTTTTCTATATTGC
Coding sequences within:
- a CDS encoding anti-sigma factor family protein — translated: MSVDINISNYESYLLSFIDKELNGEELAALELFLQKHPQIRQELELLESTCLMPDEQIVFDNKAALYKSTAFRLSAADETRLLDYIDGELHTAAELELQEYLRQHPAAQKELALFQAAKLQPDTSVVFEHKAGLYRHEQRKPAAVYRLIGWGATAAAIIAGLIIWLQPAGRQTHQEPLVADNVIPVKRAPQAIPVTPAPFTPSAPAPADARIATKNTKTIITHAPAKKTTVPAAPDETPVVATNKVTQTDIPVIAQLPPPRNTTEELVEKRLETVGNRQVAAIGSTPENNREPVLAAANTSSSTTVTAAPAPAPVRGELIASVSGSDSKILDKVTNVAKFFSRKRNK
- a CDS encoding RNA polymerase sigma factor, producing the protein MTEKEYNKCVDLYSDNLFRFIVKNLEHAEDARDVVQNSFEILWKHCKDVPFEKAKSYLFTVGYHNMIDHVRKVKRITLVDQFKDEEKISENRVHNAKEVLEKALSKLSEVQRSLILLKDYEGYSYDEIGEMMELNPSQVKVYLHRARIHLKNYLVKMENVI
- the kbl gene encoding glycine C-acetyltransferase encodes the protein MNERFITRLREELGDIDKAGLYKRERIITSEQGAEIQVGGKTVLNFCANNYLGLSSHPAVVKAAKEAIDTHGYGMSSVRFICGTQDLHKELEDKISKFLGTEDTILYVAAFDANGGVFEPLFGEQDAIISDALNHASIIDGVRLCKAQRFRYEHNNMADLEVKLQEAKDCRSRIIVTDGSFSMDGTIAQLDKICELADKYDAIVMTDESHSSGFLGKTGRGTHEYCGVMGRVDIITGTLGKALGGASGGFTSGRKEVIDILRQRSRPYLFSNSVAPSIVGASIAVLDMLSETTALRDKLEYNTQYFRTKMTEAGFDIKPGDHPIVPVMLYDAVLSQQFADKLLQEGIYVIGFFFPVVAKGQARIRVQLSAAHEQAHLDKAIAAFTKIGKELGVIK
- the blaOXA gene encoding class D beta-lactamase; the encoded protein is MLAAIGLSLAACAPNNVKEEKNWEQYFAKHKVEGTFMLFNNSQGTFRVYNLERAKKRFLPASTFKILNSLVGLHTGAIRDTAMVIPWDGVTRPIEAWNHDLSMQAAFKASAVPYFQEVARRIGKPTMQMWLDSIKYGNMKISRIDTFWLDNSLQISPDEELGFVKKLYFDQLPFAKTTMKTVREVMLMEKTPKYELSYKTGLGTTNDVKRIGWIVGWIEENRHPSFFVLNIETENAQLNMPEVRMEILRNILTDAGYFKGEM
- a CDS encoding VWA domain-containing protein gives rise to the protein MLRFQHSEYLWALIFLLFLQVAFLGVSWWKRRSIRQMGDPALVEKLFTGYSRKLFVLKFLLIFLAFFFGVLGLANLQKGSRMEKITRKGVDVMIALDVSKSMMATDIQPDRLTRAKQLISKLMDKLDNDRVGLVVFAGNAYLQMPLTVDYSAAKMYLSTVSPDMIPTQGTAIGQAIQVSDDAFNKKERKHKALVLISDGEDHDETAIQKTKAAFENGVVTNTIGIGSVSGSPLPDPETGGYKKDRQGNTVISKLNEEELKTIAAAGKGMYQHLDNNTDDVVNTLVAKIDSMEQKEFGENVFTDYNSYFQYFLGLSLALLLIEFFIPEIRHKRVSTDSQPA
- a CDS encoding tetratricopeptide repeat protein, encoding MKITFIRYSIITTVALFAGLHTFAQNGTNKYIRKGNELYQKQQFTDAEANYKKALEQNARSPIGNYNLGNSLYQQKRYEDARKQYANSAKLGEKNDLKSSADYNIGNTFMEDKKWEESIKSYKQALKLNPADEDARYNLAYAQTMLKKQQQGGGGDKNKDDKNKDKNKDKNKDDKNKDQNKDKDKDQQDKDKNKDQNKDQQDKNKDKDKDKEEQQKPEPQPSKLNKQEAERLLQALAQEEKKLQDKAKKVKGQPSQVEKDW
- a CDS encoding efflux RND transporter periplasmic adaptor subunit; its protein translation is MNIKNYSLLYRSMTAAALLPLGLFFAGCHNTQAEDESGKESEGVQVKMIHLQKSQLEASLKLPGEIKPFQFVDLYAKVNSYVKSVQVDLGSQVSAGQVLATLDAPEMNTQLLEAQSRLHTKEAMFRASRATYERLLKTSKVPGTISPNDLDMAFEKMSADSAELLSSRSSYHEVQQMLGYLTIRAPFSGVISQRNVHPGTYVGPAGKGSDKPLFRLEEQQKLRLAVAVPEIYTDDAHHAGDVHFTVKSLPGDTFTAHVSRIAGSLDTKLRSELLEMDIANINRKLLPGMYAEVQVPLPGKKDVYVVPKGAIVSNSEKVFVIKSVNGKAVWVPVQRGNEANGQVEIFGNLSDQDILVQNASDEIKEGTSLQAAAK
- a CDS encoding efflux RND transporter permease subunit, with product MNLIKTALQKPVAIVVMVVGLLFFGVSSLRDIKIDIFPDLNLPSIYVSQPYGGMSPQQMEGFIATNYQNLFLYVSGIKDIETKNIQGLTMLKLSFYEGTNMAQAAAEVTAMANRAFASMPAGTQPPFIIRFDASTLPIGQLALSSATRSNNELQDLAMTIVRPSFSRIAGLSSPAPFGGNSRTVLINVDPALMRSHHLTPDQIVAAVKDNNQISPAGNVRIGDITYLTPNNTVMRKVKDFETIPLVMGDGPTVYLKDVARVEDGADVTTSYAVINGKRSVYLPAIKTADASTWTVVKDLKAALPNIQKLLPEDVKVSFEFDQSTYVINAVKSLVSEGAIGAVLTGLMVLLFLGDKRSAFIVILTIPVSILIGVMCLKLAGQTINIMTLSGLALAIGILVDMATVTIENIHQHLEMGKPKAKAILDACREIAFPELLILFCILAVFAPSFTMRGVPRAMFLPLSLAIGFSMIAAYLLAQTLVPILANWILKADHFKGHTTHHATLALTHEEATDLEKDLMHERKHPAKLKGFEKFKMRFLGLLESLMRVRKGVVIGYLGGIVVVIVLCMSTIGRDILPKLNNGQFQLRLKAPEGTRIERSEAMLLKGVSILKEMVGEKNIEITSSFIGTHPSSYSTNPIYLFMAGPNEAVMQVNLKEDYKVNMDDFKEKYRKKLHQQMPEVKLSFEPIDLTDKVMSQGAATPVEVAIMGKNLAESKPFAEKVLAEMKKIPYLRDVQINQPLNYPAIRVNIDRERAGQLGVSVTDIAKSLTAATSSSRFTEKNVWLDEKNATSYFVQISVPENQMSSMNDMAAIPVSKNQTRPFLGDVATLQPDTVIGEYDRVGAVRIISIGANVHKKDLGRAADAVDKAIKRAGEPPRGMSVEKRGLMNLLTETLDSLQSGLLVAIIVILLLLAANFQSFKVALVIVSTIPAVLAGSLIMLLLTGSTLNLQSYMGIIMSVGVSVANAILLVTNAEKLRLENSDARKSALESAAVRLRPILMTSIAMVVGMIPMASGLGEAGDQTAPLGRAVIGGLIASTFASLLILPLIFSWVQRKATVKSASLDPEDKNSEFYIPDATHA